The following are from one region of the Paracoccus sp. S3-43 genome:
- a CDS encoding SseB family protein yields MTALDDLAPVPFHDADAPQRARMLSRLADTELAVALVAEPEGDTVELRIFPLETGPVALACDTEDRLAGFFGGPVAYAAMPGRVLAGLLKSEGAGLLVNPGQPSEMLLDAIMLDWLTGALSAAPEATDARLRLTPPAPDAVEALAQPLAERLGDMRGLIAGAALAGTGGGHVLLVAGADPAHQPAIAKALAEALAFLPEQPGGVDVSFTDAALPAGILRFDLTPPEAPQPPQRPKGPPILR; encoded by the coding sequence ATGACCGCGCTTGACGACCTTGCCCCGGTTCCCTTCCACGACGCCGACGCCCCGCAACGCGCGCGGATGCTCTCGCGGCTGGCCGATACCGAACTGGCCGTGGCGCTTGTGGCCGAACCCGAAGGCGACACGGTGGAACTGCGCATCTTCCCGCTGGAAACCGGCCCCGTGGCGCTTGCCTGCGATACCGAGGATCGGCTGGCGGGTTTCTTCGGCGGGCCGGTGGCCTATGCCGCCATGCCGGGGCGGGTGCTGGCGGGCCTGCTGAAATCCGAAGGCGCGGGGCTCTTGGTCAATCCGGGCCAGCCATCGGAAATGCTGCTGGACGCCATCATGCTGGACTGGCTGACCGGCGCGCTGTCCGCCGCGCCCGAGGCCACGGACGCCCGCCTGCGCCTGACCCCGCCCGCGCCAGATGCCGTCGAGGCGCTGGCCCAGCCCCTGGCCGAGCGGCTGGGCGACATGCGCGGGCTGATCGCGGGCGCGGCGCTGGCGGGGACGGGCGGCGGCCACGTCCTCCTGGTCGCGGGCGCCGATCCCGCCCATCAGCCCGCCATCGCCAAGGCGCTGGCCGAGGCGCTGGCCTTCCTGCCCGAACAGCCCGGCGGCGTCGATGTCAGCTTCACCGACGCGGCGCTGCCTGCGGGCATCCTGCGCTTCGACCTGACGCCGCCCGAGGCGCCCCAGCCGCCGCAGCGCCCGAAAGGCCCGCCGATCCTGCGCTAG
- the bamE gene encoding outer membrane protein assembly factor BamE codes for MKTALVLAFVAVLGLAACAPVHRNHGFIPAPEDLSQVVVGQTTVDELQGLIGRPSAQGLLTGSGWYYVGSRWRHYGPMEPREISREVVAVSFAPTGVVTNVERFGLERGRVVTLSRRVTEGSVTEISLIGQLLGNLGNFQAGDFID; via the coding sequence ATGAAGACTGCATTGGTTCTGGCTTTCGTGGCCGTCCTGGGGCTTGCCGCCTGCGCGCCCGTCCATCGCAACCACGGCTTCATCCCCGCGCCCGAGGATCTGTCCCAGGTCGTCGTCGGCCAGACCACCGTGGACGAGTTGCAGGGCCTGATCGGCCGCCCCTCGGCCCAGGGCCTGCTGACCGGATCGGGCTGGTACTATGTCGGATCGCGCTGGCGCCATTACGGCCCGATGGAGCCGCGCGAGATCAGCCGAGAGGTCGTGGCCGTGTCCTTCGCGCCCACCGGCGTGGTGACCAATGTCGAACGCTTCGGGCTGGAGCGCGGGCGCGTCGTCACCCTGTCGCGCCGCGTGACCGAAGGCAGCGTGACCGAGATCTCGCTGATCGGGCAGCTTCTGGGCAACCTGGGGAACTTCCAGGCGGGCGACTTCATCGACTGA
- a CDS encoding DUF177 domain-containing protein has protein sequence MTAPAHQPDRLRVAHLNPRAPTAFSLTPDADRCAAIAAELGISGLSKLTFAGEIRAEAGGAWELTGRLRARVTQPCVITLKPVRTALDEEVERHYSPHLATPQGDEVEMPDDRLEPLGQFIDLAAVMIEELALALPEYPRAEGAELDAEPQEPAADTRRPFAGLDRLLRGGGADQG, from the coding sequence ATGACCGCCCCCGCCCACCAGCCCGACCGCCTGCGCGTCGCGCATCTGAACCCGCGCGCGCCCACCGCCTTTTCGCTGACGCCCGATGCCGACCGCTGCGCGGCCATCGCCGCCGAACTGGGCATCAGCGGCTTGTCGAAGCTGACCTTCGCCGGGGAAATCCGCGCCGAGGCGGGTGGGGCCTGGGAACTGACCGGACGGCTGCGCGCCCGCGTGACCCAGCCCTGCGTCATCACCTTGAAGCCCGTCAGGACCGCCCTGGACGAGGAGGTCGAGCGGCATTATTCGCCGCATCTCGCCACCCCCCAGGGCGATGAGGTGGAAATGCCCGACGACCGGCTGGAACCCCTGGGGCAGTTCATCGACCTGGCGGCCGTGATGATCGAGGAACTGGCCCTGGCCCTGCCGGAATATCCGCGCGCCGAAGGGGCCGAACTGGACGCCGAACCTCAGGAACCCGCGGCCGACACCCGCCGTCCCTTCGCGGGGCTGGACCGTTTGCTGCGCGGCGGCGGCGCCGACCAGGGGTGA
- the rpmF gene encoding 50S ribosomal protein L32: MAVPQNRVTRSRRNMRRAHDALVAGNPNECPNCGELKRPHHVCPSCGHYADREVIAQANEIDLDDDAA, from the coding sequence ATGGCTGTCCCTCAGAATCGCGTTACCCGGTCCCGCCGGAACATGCGCCGCGCCCACGATGCCCTGGTCGCCGGCAACCCCAACGAATGCCCGAACTGCGGCGAACTGAAGCGCCCGCACCACGTCTGCCCGTCCTGCGGCCACTACGCCGACCGCGAAGTGATCGCGCAGGCGAACGAGATCGACCTGGACGACGACGCGGCCTGA
- the plsX gene encoding phosphate acyltransferase PlsX: MTDRDVTQTATPAPAHGGSVVISVDAMGGDRGPAAVVAGMAESAARNPEIRFIVHGDEAELRRLVGRRKALAGCCDIRHAAGVVTMDDKPSQIVRKGDGTSMWSAIESVRTGEAGAAVSCGNTGALMALSMLRLRKLPGVNRPAIACLWPSLNPQRFNIMLDVGADIRADAHDLLQYALMGASYARSGLDVERPRVGLLNVGTEEHKGRAELKQAQDMILAATDAGKFDYVGFVEGGDLPSARVDVIVTDGFTGNIALKTGEGTAKLVGTLLKDAFANSIMSKFAALLAMTSLKRLQKRIDPRRVNGGIFLGLNGTVIKSHGSADATGVSAAIKLAFQLARSGFQDRLAARVAQGAASVASGPQSEAAS; this comes from the coding sequence ATGACCGACCGTGACGTGACCCAGACTGCGACGCCCGCCCCCGCCCACGGGGGCAGCGTGGTCATATCGGTCGATGCCATGGGCGGCGATCGCGGCCCCGCGGCGGTCGTCGCGGGCATGGCCGAAAGCGCGGCCAGAAACCCGGAAATCCGGTTCATCGTCCATGGCGACGAGGCAGAGCTTCGCCGCCTTGTCGGGCGTCGCAAAGCGCTCGCCGGCTGCTGCGACATCCGTCACGCGGCGGGCGTCGTCACGATGGACGACAAGCCCAGCCAGATCGTGCGCAAGGGCGACGGCACCTCGATGTGGTCGGCCATCGAATCGGTCAGGACCGGAGAGGCGGGGGCCGCCGTCAGCTGCGGCAATACCGGCGCCCTGATGGCGCTGTCGATGCTGCGCCTGCGCAAGCTGCCGGGCGTGAACCGCCCCGCCATCGCCTGCCTGTGGCCGTCGCTGAACCCCCAGCGGTTCAACATCATGCTGGACGTGGGCGCCGATATCCGCGCCGACGCCCATGACCTGCTGCAATACGCGCTGATGGGGGCCTCCTATGCCCGCAGCGGCCTGGACGTGGAACGCCCGCGCGTCGGCCTGCTGAATGTCGGGACCGAGGAACATAAGGGCCGGGCCGAACTGAAGCAGGCTCAGGACATGATTCTGGCCGCCACCGATGCGGGCAAGTTCGACTATGTGGGCTTCGTGGAAGGCGGCGACCTGCCCTCGGCCCGCGTGGATGTGATCGTCACCGACGGCTTCACCGGCAACATCGCCTTGAAGACCGGCGAAGGCACGGCCAAGCTGGTCGGCACCCTTCTCAAGGACGCCTTCGCGAATTCGATCATGTCCAAGTTTGCCGCCCTGCTGGCGATGACCTCTTTGAAACGCCTGCAAAAGCGGATCGACCCGCGCCGCGTCAACGGCGGGATCTTCCTGGGCCTGAACGGCACCGTCATCAAGTCCCACGGCTCGGCCGATGCGACCGGCGTGTCGGCCGCGATCAAGCTGGCCTTCCAACTGGCCAGATCCGGCTTCCAGGATCGCCTGGCCGCCCGCGTGGCCCAAGGCGCCGCCTCCGTCGCCTCTGGCCCCCAAAGCGAGGCCGCGTCGTGA
- a CDS encoding beta-ketoacyl-ACP synthase III has translation MTLRSVIRGTGHYLPERVVENAWFEDKLDTTDEWIRSRTGIERRYFAAEGQATSDMGLRAARAALDKAGLRPDDIDGIVLATSTPDYTFPASATMIQHGLGMTHGFAYDVQAVCAGFVFALANADAMIRGGLAKRVLVIGAETFSRIMDWTDRGTCVLFGDGAGALVLEAQEGAGTSNDRGILASDLNSDGQYRDLLYVDGGVSTTGTAGHLRMQGNLVFRHAVEKLAKTAHVALDKAGLTPAQVDWLVPHQANARIITATAQRMGLPMDKVVLTVADHGNTSAASIPLALSVADAQGRFAQGDLIVTEAIGGGLSWGSVVLRW, from the coding sequence GTGACCCTGCGATCCGTGATCCGGGGAACCGGCCATTACCTGCCCGAACGCGTGGTCGAGAACGCCTGGTTCGAGGACAAGCTGGACACCACCGACGAATGGATCCGCTCGCGCACCGGGATCGAGCGGCGGTATTTCGCGGCCGAAGGCCAGGCGACCAGCGACATGGGCCTGCGCGCGGCCCGCGCCGCCCTGGACAAGGCGGGCCTGCGTCCCGACGACATCGACGGGATCGTCCTGGCGACCTCGACCCCCGACTATACCTTCCCGGCCTCGGCCACGATGATCCAGCACGGGCTGGGGATGACGCATGGCTTCGCCTATGACGTGCAGGCGGTCTGCGCGGGCTTCGTCTTCGCACTGGCCAATGCCGATGCGATGATTCGCGGCGGGCTGGCGAAACGCGTCCTGGTCATCGGGGCCGAGACGTTCTCGCGCATCATGGACTGGACCGACCGCGGCACCTGCGTGCTGTTCGGCGACGGCGCCGGCGCCCTGGTGCTGGAGGCGCAGGAGGGCGCGGGCACCAGCAACGACCGGGGGATCCTGGCCAGCGACCTGAACAGCGACGGCCAATACCGCGATCTTCTCTATGTCGACGGCGGCGTGTCCACGACCGGCACGGCGGGGCATCTGCGGATGCAGGGCAACCTGGTCTTCCGCCATGCCGTCGAAAAGCTGGCGAAAACCGCGCACGTCGCCCTGGACAAGGCCGGGCTGACGCCCGCCCAGGTGGACTGGCTGGTGCCGCACCAGGCCAATGCGCGGATCATCACCGCCACCGCGCAAAGGATGGGCCTGCCGATGGACAAGGTTGTGCTGACGGTCGCCGACCACGGCAACACCTCGGCCGCGTCGATCCCGCTGGCGCTGTCGGTGGCCGACGCCCAGGGCCGCTTTGCCCAGGGCGACCTGATCGTGACCGAGGCGATCGGCGGCGGCCTCAGCTGGGGATCGGTCGTCCTGCGCTGGTAA
- a CDS encoding DksA/TraR family C4-type zinc finger protein: MAGGWARDDAVNDQIEISTAEAVARARLRAGQAKAVRASATTCIDCDEPIPEARRQAMPGVQLCVECQADRDRAWRPAAGIDRRGSKDSQLK, translated from the coding sequence ATGGCCGGTGGATGGGCGCGCGACGACGCGGTGAACGACCAGATCGAGATCAGCACGGCCGAGGCCGTGGCCCGCGCCCGGTTGCGGGCCGGGCAGGCCAAGGCCGTGCGGGCAAGCGCCACGACCTGCATCGACTGCGACGAACCCATCCCCGAGGCGCGGCGGCAGGCCATGCCGGGGGTGCAGCTTTGCGTGGAATGCCAGGCAGACCGGGACCGCGCCTGGCGCCCCGCCGCCGGGATCGACCGGCGTGGCAGCAAGGATTCGCAGTTGAAATGA
- the ihfA gene encoding integration host factor subunit alpha, protein MGEKTLTRMDLAEAVFRDVGLSRHESAQLVESVLDHISDALVRGEQVKISSFGTFSLRDKNERIGRNPKTGEEVPITPRRVLSFRPSHLMKDRVAAGNKG, encoded by the coding sequence ATGGGTGAGAAGACGCTGACTCGGATGGATCTGGCGGAAGCCGTTTTTCGGGATGTCGGCCTGTCGCGCCACGAATCCGCCCAACTGGTCGAATCGGTCCTGGACCATATCTCGGACGCCCTGGTGAGGGGCGAACAGGTGAAGATCTCGTCCTTCGGCACCTTCAGCCTGCGCGACAAGAACGAACGCATCGGCCGCAACCCCAAGACGGGCGAGGAAGTGCCGATCACCCCGCGTCGCGTCCTGTCCTTCCGCCCGTCGCATCTGATGAAGGACCGCGTGGCGGCCGGAAACAAGGGCTAG
- a CDS encoding MerR family transcriptional regulator, translated as MTKGADAFRSIGEVARLLGVAPHVLRYWETQFSLLKPMKRPDGRRYYRPDDVRLAAGLCTVLRDEGLTIRGAKMLLARDRGATLRERGSLRLADLPEPDATLTDSPRGEGRPDDTPWRDGQPDDPQPASGPKSRHRRRPAAAAPQAAKGHPAPGWLGRLVTMNARLRAVRPGDPRVRAGRRSLARLRDGLARIC; from the coding sequence ATGACGAAAGGCGCAGACGCATTCCGGTCGATTGGCGAGGTTGCCCGCCTGCTGGGCGTGGCGCCGCATGTCCTGCGCTATTGGGAAACGCAGTTCTCGCTGCTGAAGCCGATGAAACGACCCGATGGGCGGCGCTATTACCGCCCGGACGACGTGCGTCTGGCGGCGGGCCTCTGCACCGTGCTGCGCGACGAAGGGCTGACCATCCGCGGCGCGAAGATGCTGCTGGCCCGCGACCGGGGCGCCACGCTGCGCGAACGCGGATCGCTGCGCCTGGCCGATCTGCCCGAACCCGACGCCACCCTGACCGACAGCCCCCGGGGCGAGGGCCGGCCGGACGACACTCCGTGGCGGGACGGCCAGCCAGACGATCCGCAGCCCGCATCGGGGCCGAAATCCCGCCACCGCAGGCGCCCGGCGGCAGCGGCCCCGCAGGCGGCCAAGGGTCATCCCGCGCCCGGCTGGCTGGGTCGGCTGGTGACGATGAACGCCCGTCTGCGCGCGGTTCGCCCCGGCGACCCGCGGGTCCGCGCGGGACGGCGGTCCCTGGCGCGGTTGCGCGACGGCCTGGCGCGGATTTGCTGA
- a CDS encoding 2'-deoxycytidine 5'-triphosphate deaminase: protein MNGVLPDSGIRALIRSGAISADPAVIPEQIQPASLDLRLGNVAYRLRASFLAGRGQRVMDRLADVRMHQMDLGGGAVLERGCVYLVPLMEHMSLPAGLTAVANAKSSTGRLDLLTRLVADGGTEFDRLPEGYDGPLYAEICPRSFSVLVRPGMRLNQLRLRQGQAVLSDAELRDLNAREPLVGSRALIDNGLGFSVDLKPDRGDLVGYRARPHSGVIDLDRIGAYDARDFWDELRTDQGRLILDPGAFYILVSRESVAIPADYAAEMAPYLAMVGEFRVHYAGFFDPGFGIGETGTGARGVLEVRCHEAPFVLEHGQVVGRLVYERMAARPDRLYGAGIRSNYQGQGLKLAKQFR, encoded by the coding sequence ATGAACGGCGTTCTTCCCGACAGCGGCATCCGCGCCCTGATCCGGTCCGGGGCGATCAGCGCCGATCCGGCGGTCATCCCGGAACAGATCCAGCCCGCCAGCCTGGACCTGCGGCTGGGCAATGTCGCCTATCGCCTGCGCGCCAGCTTCCTGGCGGGGCGCGGCCAACGGGTGATGGACCGGCTGGCCGATGTGCGGATGCACCAGATGGACCTCGGCGGCGGCGCGGTGCTGGAACGCGGCTGCGTCTATCTGGTCCCGCTGATGGAGCATATGTCCCTGCCCGCGGGGTTGACGGCGGTCGCCAATGCCAAATCCTCGACCGGCCGGCTGGACCTGCTGACGCGGCTGGTGGCCGATGGCGGCACCGAATTCGACCGCCTGCCCGAAGGCTATGACGGCCCCCTCTATGCCGAAATCTGCCCGCGCAGCTTTTCGGTCCTGGTCCGCCCCGGAATGCGCCTGAACCAGTTGCGGCTGCGGCAGGGCCAGGCGGTGCTGTCGGATGCCGAACTGCGCGACCTGAACGCCCGAGAGCCGCTGGTGGGCAGCCGGGCGCTGATCGACAACGGCCTGGGCTTTTCGGTCGACCTGAAACCGGACCGGGGCGATCTGGTCGGCTATCGCGCCCGCCCCCATAGCGGGGTGATCGACCTCGACCGGATCGGCGCCTATGACGCGCGCGATTTCTGGGACGAGTTGCGCACCGATCAGGGGCGGCTGATCCTGGATCCCGGCGCCTTCTACATCCTCGTCAGCCGCGAATCGGTGGCGATCCCGGCGGATTACGCGGCCGAGATGGCGCCCTATCTGGCGATGGTGGGCGAATTCCGCGTCCATTACGCGGGCTTCTTCGACCCCGGCTTCGGCATCGGCGAGACCGGCACCGGCGCGCGCGGCGTGCTGGAGGTCCGCTGCCACGAAGCGCCCTTCGTGCTGGAACACGGCCAGGTCGTCGGACGCCTGGTCTATGAACGCATGGCCGCGCGGCCCGACCGGCTGTATGGCGCAGGCATCAGGTCCAACTATCAGGGCCAGGGCCTGAAGCTCGCCAAGCAGTTCCGCTGA
- a CDS encoding class I SAM-dependent RNA methyltransferase, producing the protein MDERFEIFLVATPGLEAPLAAEASGLGWQPAVRPGGVTITGGWADVWRANLWLRGATRVLARVGSFRALHLAQLDKRARKFPWATVLRRDVPVRVETTCKASRIYHAGAATQRIERAIAEELGAPLAPDAALVVKVRIEDDLVTISLDTTGESLHKRGHKEAVAKAPLRETMAAMFLREMGFDGGQPVLDPMCGSGTFVIEAAEIAAGLAPGRSRSFGFQQLAAFDAAAWEAMRAAAAPRPAPAQFFGGDRDAGAIRMSIANAERAGVAGLAHFECRTVSDLQRPDCPPGIVIVNPPYGARIGNKGPLFGLHAAMGTVFRERLQGWRVGIVTSEGALAKATGLPLEAGPVVAHGGLKVRLWQGRVT; encoded by the coding sequence ATGGATGAGAGATTCGAGATTTTCCTGGTGGCGACGCCGGGCCTGGAAGCCCCGCTGGCCGCCGAGGCATCGGGATTGGGCTGGCAGCCTGCGGTGCGGCCGGGCGGCGTGACGATCACCGGCGGCTGGGCCGATGTCTGGCGCGCGAACCTGTGGCTGCGCGGCGCCACGCGGGTGCTGGCGCGGGTGGGCAGCTTTCGGGCGCTGCATCTGGCCCAACTGGACAAGCGGGCGCGCAAGTTCCCCTGGGCCACGGTCCTGCGGCGCGACGTGCCGGTGCGGGTGGAAACCACCTGCAAGGCCAGCCGCATCTATCACGCGGGCGCGGCCACCCAGCGGATCGAACGCGCCATCGCCGAGGAACTGGGCGCGCCGCTGGCCCCCGACGCGGCCCTGGTCGTCAAGGTTCGGATCGAGGACGACCTGGTGACGATCAGCCTGGATACGACCGGCGAGTCGCTGCACAAGCGCGGCCACAAGGAAGCCGTCGCCAAGGCCCCCCTGCGCGAGACCATGGCGGCGATGTTCCTGCGCGAGATGGGCTTCGACGGCGGCCAGCCGGTGCTGGATCCGATGTGCGGGTCGGGCACCTTCGTGATCGAGGCCGCCGAGATCGCCGCCGGCCTTGCCCCCGGCCGCAGCCGCAGCTTCGGCTTCCAGCAGCTCGCAGCCTTCGATGCGGCTGCCTGGGAGGCGATGAGGGCGGCGGCCGCGCCGCGCCCCGCGCCCGCGCAGTTCTTCGGCGGCGACCGCGATGCGGGGGCCATCCGCATGAGCATCGCCAATGCCGAACGGGCGGGGGTGGCCGGGCTGGCACATTTCGAATGCCGCACGGTCAGCGATCTGCAACGCCCCGATTGCCCGCCGGGCATCGTCATCGTGAATCCGCCCTATGGCGCGCGGATCGGAAACAAGGGGCCTCTGTTCGGGCTGCACGCGGCCATGGGCACGGTGTTCCGCGAACGGCTGCAAGGCTGGCGGGTGGGGATCGTGACCAGCGAAGGGGCCTTGGCGAAGGCCACCGGGCTGCCGCTGGAAGCCGGGCCGGTGGTGGCGCATGGCGGGCTGAAGGTGCGGCTGTGGCAGGGACGGGTGACTTAG
- the scpB gene encoding SMC-Scp complex subunit ScpB gives MVEAILFASGQPLTLRDLAARLPAGCDPAEALAMLRRTYAGRGVMLERIGDGYAFRTAPDLSFLMQAETVEQRRLSRAAIETLAIIAYHQPVTRAEIEEIRGVAVSRGTLDQLIEMEWVRIGRRRMTPGRPATFVVTETFLDHFGLESARDLPGLAELRAAGLLDSRPPVEGLPMPLALRDGADDIGASEPGDDLFEDE, from the coding sequence ATGGTCGAGGCGATCCTGTTCGCGTCCGGTCAGCCGTTGACCCTGCGCGACCTGGCCGCCCGCCTGCCCGCCGGCTGCGACCCGGCCGAGGCACTGGCGATGCTGCGTCGGACCTATGCCGGGCGCGGCGTGATGCTGGAACGGATCGGCGACGGCTATGCCTTCCGCACCGCCCCCGACCTGTCCTTCCTGATGCAAGCCGAGACCGTCGAACAGCGCCGTCTGTCACGCGCCGCCATCGAGACGCTGGCGATCATCGCCTATCACCAGCCCGTCACCCGCGCCGAGATCGAGGAGATTCGCGGCGTGGCCGTGTCGCGCGGCACGCTGGACCAGCTGATCGAGATGGAATGGGTCCGCATCGGCCGCCGCCGGATGACGCCGGGACGCCCCGCGACCTTCGTGGTGACGGAAACCTTCCTGGATCATTTCGGCCTGGAATCGGCCCGCGACCTGCCGGGGCTGGCCGAACTGCGCGCGGCGGGCCTGCTGGATTCGCGCCCGCCGGTCGAAGGGCTGCCCATGCCCCTTGCCTTGCGCGATGGGGCTGACGATATCGGCGCCTCGGAACCCGGCGACGATCTGTTCGAGGACGAATGA
- a CDS encoding ScpA family protein yields the protein MTERNPVARAASDIPYLRPVPGSVPDADRVAQRRAEEALIVDVDGYEGPLDLLLTLARVQKVDLMTISVLHLAEQYLAFIEQARSLRIELAADYLVMAAWLAFLKSRLLLPPDPEAESPSAEEMAAHLAFQLERLAAMRQAAAQLMGRDRLGISRFQRGAPETAARKRRTEWQAGLIDLMRAYARLKTRDEFRPYAFDRQDVFTMEQALERLRGLIGYAGDWTDLSDFLPDGWASRGARRRSATAATFAASLELARQGRIEIRQADPFAPISFRRKPVTDQP from the coding sequence ATGACCGAAAGGAATCCCGTCGCCCGCGCCGCCAGCGACATCCCCTATCTGCGGCCCGTTCCCGGTTCCGTGCCCGATGCCGACCGCGTCGCGCAGCGCCGTGCCGAGGAAGCGCTGATCGTCGATGTGGACGGCTATGAAGGCCCGCTGGATCTGCTGCTGACGCTGGCGCGGGTGCAGAAGGTCGATCTGATGACGATCTCGGTCCTGCATCTGGCCGAGCAATACCTGGCCTTCATCGAACAGGCCCGCAGCCTGCGGATCGAGCTTGCCGCCGATTACCTGGTCATGGCCGCATGGCTGGCCTTCCTGAAATCGCGCCTGCTGCTGCCCCCCGACCCCGAGGCCGAGAGCCCCTCGGCCGAGGAGATGGCCGCGCATCTGGCCTTTCAGCTTGAACGGCTGGCGGCGATGCGGCAGGCGGCGGCGCAGCTGATGGGCCGCGACCGGCTGGGGATCAGCCGATTCCAGCGCGGGGCGCCGGAAACCGCGGCGAGGAAGCGGCGCACCGAATGGCAGGCGGGGCTGATCGACCTGATGCGCGCCTATGCCAGACTGAAGACGCGCGACGAATTCCGCCCCTATGCCTTCGACCGGCAGGACGTGTTCACCATGGAACAGGCGCTTGAACGGCTGCGCGGCCTGATCGGCTATGCGGGCGACTGGACCGACCTGTCGGATTTCCTGCCCGATGGCTGGGCCAGCCGGGGCGCGCGCCGCCGGTCCGCCACGGCGGCGACCTTCGCGGCCTCGCTGGAGCTTGCGCGGCAGGGTCGGATCGAGATACGGCAGGCCGATCCCTTCGCCCCGATCAGCTTTCGCCGCAAACCCGTGACCGACCAGCCGTGA
- a CDS encoding glycoside hydrolase family 3 protein translates to MPANATILGGIAGTELTAAERDFFRAADPWGFILFGRNVDSPDQLRRLTAELRDAVGREAVITVDQEGGRVQRLRGPHWTDWPAPLDQAGAGPRAMWLRYYLIGRELRAVGIDSNCAPTLDVAQADTHPFLLNRCLGTDPATVATLGRASADGLLAAGVLPVMKHMPGHGRAIADSHHGLPTVAACDADLDAMDFAPFRALNDLPMGMTAHIRFTALDDAPATASRRMIGLIRDRIGFDGLLMTDDITMNALSGSQADRAAASIAAGCDLVLHCNGTIADMQPVVAAAGAMTPDAQRRAAAALAQRRAPQDLDFAALMAEWRGLTGAIA, encoded by the coding sequence ATGCCTGCCAATGCCACGATCCTTGGCGGGATTGCCGGGACCGAACTGACGGCGGCCGAGCGGGATTTCTTCCGCGCGGCCGATCCCTGGGGCTTCATCCTGTTCGGCCGCAATGTCGACAGCCCCGACCAGTTGCGCCGCCTGACCGCCGAGTTGCGCGACGCGGTGGGCCGCGAGGCGGTGATCACCGTCGATCAGGAAGGCGGCCGGGTGCAGCGCTTGCGCGGCCCGCATTGGACCGACTGGCCTGCGCCGCTGGACCAGGCCGGGGCCGGGCCGCGCGCCATGTGGCTGCGCTATTACCTGATCGGTCGGGAATTGCGTGCCGTGGGCATCGATTCCAACTGCGCCCCCACGCTGGACGTGGCGCAGGCCGACACCCATCCATTCCTGCTGAACCGCTGCCTAGGCACCGACCCTGCCACCGTCGCCACGCTGGGCCGCGCAAGCGCCGACGGCCTGCTGGCTGCAGGCGTGTTGCCGGTGATGAAGCACATGCCCGGCCATGGCCGCGCCATTGCCGACAGCCATCACGGCCTGCCCACGGTCGCCGCCTGCGACGCCGATCTGGATGCGATGGACTTCGCCCCGTTCCGCGCGCTGAACGACCTGCCGATGGGCATGACCGCGCATATCCGCTTCACCGCCCTGGACGACGCGCCCGCCACGGCGTCGCGCCGGATGATCGGCCTGATCCGCGACCGGATCGGCTTCGACGGGCTGCTGATGACCGACGACATCACCATGAACGCCCTGTCGGGAAGCCAGGCCGACCGCGCGGCGGCCTCCATTGCGGCGGGCTGCGACCTGGTGCTGCATTGCAACGGCACCATCGCCGACATGCAGCCGGTGGTGGCCGCCGCCGGGGCGATGACCCCGGACGCACAGCGTCGCGCCGCCGCCGCCCTGGCGCAGCGCCGCGCCCCGCAGGATCTGGATTTCGCCGCGCTGATGGCCGAATGGCGCGGCCTGACCGGTGCCATCGCCTGA